The window GTCATTCATACTTCGAGATTAGACGAAGTATCACCGCGCAGCCAGCGTTAGCATGGGCCATATTTCATGACCGGAGCACCACATGATTGCCGTAATTTTCGAACTGCAGGCCGCCGACGGGCAGCGTGACACCTACCTTGAACTGGCGGCGGCGCTGAAACCGCTGCTGGCGGAGATCGACGGATTTATTTCGATCGAGCGTTTCCAAAGCCTGGCCGATCCGCAACGCCTGTTGTCGTTGTCATTCTGGCGTGACGAGGCGGCGGTGCAGCAGTGGCGCAACCTGGAGCAACACCGGGCCGCGCAGGCGCAGGGGCGCGGCGAAGTGCTGGCGCAGTACCGGCTGCGGGTGGCCGAGGTGGTGCGGGACTATGGCCTGGATCGACGGGCGGAGGCGCCGCAGGACAGCCGCGGTTATCACGCCGGCGATTGACAGCGCCGCGGTGCCGGGCACGATGAATGCGCCCGAAAACCGGCGCCGCAACGGCGCCGGCATGCTAATCAGAAGGGTTTGGTCGGCAGATATTTGCCGTCCAGGGTGATCACCGCGCGTTCGCCGCCGTCCGGATCCGCCACCTTCTTGATGTCCAGTTTGAAGTTGATGGCGCTGATGATGCCGTCGCCAAACTGTTCGTGCACCAGTGCTTTCAGCGTGGAGCCGTAGATCTGCACCATTTCGTAAAAGCGGTAAATGGTCGGATCGGTCGGCACCCCGCCGGGGATGCTGCCGCGCAGCGGAATGGTTTGCAGCAGGCGCACCGCGTCTTCGTCCAGATCCAGCTTCGCCGCTACGGCGCGGGCGGCCTGCTCCGGCAGCGGATGCTGGCCCAGCAGGGCGGCGGTGACGAACGCCAGGCTCAGCCCGGTGCCCTGATTGATCGCCTCGAAGGTCAGGTTTTTGCGGATCTTGGCGGCCATGATGGCGTCGGTTAGCGCCTCGCGCGGGGAGGCGTTGTGCAGTGACTGGGTCATAGATAGCTCCTTGATAGCATTAAAAACGGGCGGCGGCGGGGGTCGCCGTCACCTCGGGATGAGCGGCCAGCGGCACGAAGCGGCGGGTTGCGCCGTCCAGCGCCTCGATGCCGCCGCTGGCGATGTCGTATATCCAGCCGTGCAGCGTCAGCCGGCCCTGATCAAGCGCCAGCGCCACGCTCGGGTGGGTTTTAAGATTGGTCAGTTGGGCAATGACGTTGTCGCGCACCATCGCATTGACCCGTTCGCCGTCAGAGGCATGTTGATAGGCCTGGTTGACCGCCCTGGCGGAATCGGCGTAGCGCAGCCAGCCGGCGACCGTCGGCATATGGTCCAGGCACTGGCAGGTGGCGATGGCGGTCATGGCGCCGCAGTCGGAGTGGCCGCAAATCACAATGTCCTCGACGCCCAGCGCTGCGACGGCGTATTCCACCGACGCCGATACGCCGCCGGGCTCGGGGCCAAAGGAGGGCACGATGTTGCCGGCGTTGCGGATCACGAACAGGTCGCCCGGTTCGCGCTGGGTGATCAGTTCCGGCACCAGCCGGCTGTCGGAACATGAGATAAACAGGGTGCGCGGGTTTTGGCGGGTAGCCAGCTTTTGGAACAGCGCGCTGCGCTCAACAAAGGCCTCGCGCTGAAACTTCAGAAATCCCTCTATCACCTCTTTCATACTTATCCCCTTTAGGATGGCCGTTAAGCGATGACGGCATGATGAACGCCTATAGCTATAGGATCCAAGACGCATTTATAATGAATCCTATAGGCATTGCTAATAGCTGAGGTTTTATGCTGCTGCGCCACATTCGCTACTTCCTGGCCGTTGCCGAACAGGGCAACTTCACCCGCGCCGCCGAGGCGCTGCATGTTTCACAGCCGACGCTGTCACAGCAGATCAAACAGCTGGAGGAAACGCTGGGTTCAGCGCTGTTCGACCGTTCCGGCAGAACGGTGCAATTGACCGACGCCGGCGCGGCCTGGATGCGCTACGCCCGGCTGGCGCTGCAGGATTTGGATGCCGGCGCGCGGGCGATCCATGACGTGGCGACGCTGGAACGCGGTAGCCTGAGGTTGGCGATGACCCCGACCTTCACCGCGTATCTGACAGGCCCGGTGGCGGATGCGTTTTACCGGCGTTATCCGGGGATCTCGCTGAGCATTTATGAAATGACGCAGGATCGGATTGAGGCGATGCTGGCGCAGGATCGGCTGGATCTGGGCATTG is drawn from Serratia entomophila and contains these coding sequences:
- the cynS gene encoding cyanase, with product MTQSLHNASPREALTDAIMAAKIRKNLTFEAINQGTGLSLAFVTAALLGQHPLPEQAARAVAAKLDLDEDAVRLLQTIPLRGSIPGGVPTDPTIYRFYEMVQIYGSTLKALVHEQFGDGIISAINFKLDIKKVADPDGGERAVITLDGKYLPTKPF
- a CDS encoding carbonic anhydrase, with translation MKEVIEGFLKFQREAFVERSALFQKLATRQNPRTLFISCSDSRLVPELITQREPGDLFVIRNAGNIVPSFGPEPGGVSASVEYAVAALGVEDIVICGHSDCGAMTAIATCQCLDHMPTVAGWLRYADSARAVNQAYQHASDGERVNAMVRDNVIAQLTNLKTHPSVALALDQGRLTLHGWIYDIASGGIEALDGATRRFVPLAAHPEVTATPAAARF
- a CDS encoding antibiotic biosynthesis monooxygenase family protein encodes the protein MIAVIFELQAADGQRDTYLELAAALKPLLAEIDGFISIERFQSLADPQRLLSLSFWRDEAAVQQWRNLEQHRAAQAQGRGEVLAQYRLRVAEVVRDYGLDRRAEAPQDSRGYHAGD